AATCGCCGAAGGGTTTAGTCGTTGTTCCGGCATCTGATCCCCGGGCCCTCGATGCCTGGAATGCCCCTGTTCAGTTGCTGGCCATCAAGCCCCAGCAGCTTGATGCTGTTGCTGAATGCGTTCCCCCCCCTGAATTCGGTCAGTCATCGCTGCTGATCTCGGTGTTGGCAGGTGTCACCCTGAAGCGTCTTCAGAGCCAATTCCCGGGGAGGGTGTGTGTGCGTGCGGTGCCCAATACCCCCTGTTTGGTGGGAGAAGGACTGTGTGGGTTGTCATGGGGAGAGGGCATCACAGCGCAGCAGCGTCAGTGGGTGAAGGAAGCCTTTGATCCTGTGAGTGAGGTGCTTGAGCTGCCGGAGTCAAGGCTGGATGCGTTTCTGGCTCTGACCTCCTCAGGACCTGCCTATGTGGCTTTGGTTGCCGAAGCCATGGCTGACGGTGCAGTGGCCGCTGGTTTGCCGCGTGAGCAAGCCCACCGACTCGCTCATCGGACACTGGCCGGAACCGCCGCATTGCTCGATCAGCAGCAGCTTCATCCAGCTCAGCTCAAGGACATGGTTGCCTCGCCTGGTGGCACGACCATGGCGGCTCTGCGCAAATTGGAGAACGCCGGTGTGCGGACAGCCCTGATTGAGGCGGTGATTGCGGCCACTGAACATGGACGGGCCTTGCGCTAAGCCGCCAGAGGAGCTCTGCTCATCAGGTCACCGTACAAACGTTCGAGGGAGTCGATATTGCGGCTGATGGTGTATTTCTCAAGCACTCGCTCGCGGGCCTGTCGACCAAGTTCACGCGTCAGCACCGGTTGCTCGCGCAGCACCGGAAGCAAGGTGCGCAGCTGGCTCGTCACTCCCAGGGTGCTCATCACAATTCCTGCCCCACCGGCGAGCACTTCTCCATCGGCTCCGGCATCCGTGGCCACACAGGCACAGCCACTGGCCATGGCCTCAAGCAGTGCCAGTGACAGCCCCTCCACAAGGGAAGGAAGCACGAATACTTCGGCGCATTGCAGTAAGGCTATGCGCGTGGCCAGATCTGCTTCATAGCCCCACCAGAGCACGTCTTCGTCGTAACTGTTCTGAAGGGTGCTGCGCAGAGGCCCTTCGCCGACAATCACCAGACGACAGCCTTCCATCCGTACCAGACGCCAGGCCTGCAGCAGAGCCTCGACGTTTTTCTCGGTGGCAACACGCCCCATGTAGAGGAAGACGCGCTGCTGACCAAGGCGGGAGCGCACCTGATGCATTGGACTGCCAATTGCCGGTGTGATGCCCGGATCTGTCTTCAGCTCAGAGGGTTTCCACTGGTTGGTGTCAACGCCATTGGGGATGACGGCCAGACGGTCTTCACGCACGCCAAGACGCGCCAGGAATTCAGCCTGCAGATCGGAGAACACGATCACCCGGTCGTACCTGGAGAGTGCCGGTGCGTAGAGCTGATAGGTGA
Above is a window of Synechococcus sp. BIOS-E4-1 DNA encoding:
- the proC gene encoding pyrroline-5-carboxylate reductase, whose product is MTVSVGVIGMGRMAQALIFPLIEKGKLQSADVIAVVGSQASVARLTPESPKGLVVVPASDPRALDAWNAPVQLLAIKPQQLDAVAECVPPPEFGQSSLLISVLAGVTLKRLQSQFPGRVCVRAVPNTPCLVGEGLCGLSWGEGITAQQRQWVKEAFDPVSEVLELPESRLDAFLALTSSGPAYVALVAEAMADGAVAAGLPREQAHRLAHRTLAGTAALLDQQQLHPAQLKDMVASPGGTTMAALRKLENAGVRTALIEAVIAATEHGRALR
- a CDS encoding glycosyltransferase family 4 protein translates to MTHIAWLGKKTPFCGNVTYGLSTTEALRARGHQTSFIHFDNPKAPGSSTSLLANDPDVSLPYLVKSQVYTIPSPGAQRELRESLERLQPDLVHASLTLSPLDFRLPELCQQLGVPLVATFHPPFDASLRNLTAGTQQLTYQLYAPALSRYDRVIVFSDLQAEFLARLGVREDRLAVIPNGVDTNQWKPSELKTDPGITPAIGSPMHQVRSRLGQQRVFLYMGRVATEKNVEALLQAWRLVRMEGCRLVIVGEGPLRSTLQNSYDEDVLWWGYEADLATRIALLQCAEVFVLPSLVEGLSLALLEAMASGCACVATDAGADGEVLAGGAGIVMSTLGVTSQLRTLLPVLREQPVLTRELGRQARERVLEKYTISRNIDSLERLYGDLMSRAPLAA